In one Colletotrichum destructivum chromosome 2, complete sequence genomic region, the following are encoded:
- a CDS encoding Putative class I glutamine amidotransferase, producing the protein MANDNAVKIGVFIPSECQLLDMACIDVFAMMSKEYLSGLPMLPKHISALAPSVNFFYITAAPAVGVETTEPPFQNLLQLTAGVKMQATHDILHPDVQPGKLDIVLVPGPDPNASWDDGVLGFLRGHAEQKEVTDVLSVCTGVFLCGAAGLLKEKTVCGPRGIQDLLRKRFPETEFVGEKYRWYRDGNFWSCGGITNGNDLVAAYARSSEKHFPAPIAEIACQMAEVGERTQLYEKRQARFLLGFVWQIVKAWFVKPSEQVQKKDI; encoded by the exons ATGGCGAACGACAATGCAGTCAAAATCGGGGTCTTCATCCCGTCCGAgtgccagctcctcgacatGGCGTGCATCGACGTCTTCGCGATGATGTCCAAGGAGTACCTCAGTGGACTGCCCATGCTGCCAAAGCATATCTCCGCGCTGGCACCCAGCGTGAATTTCTTTTACATTACCGCAGCCcctgccgtcggcgtcgagaccACGGAGCCACCCTTTCAGAACCTCCTACAGCTCACGGCGGGTGTCAAGATGCAAGCCACACATGACATTTTGCATCCGGACGTGCAGCCGGGCAAGCTAGACATCGTGCTCGTCCCTGGCCCGGACCCGAACGCGAGCTGGGACGATGGTGTCCTCGGGTTTCTAAGGGGCCACGCCGAGCAGAAGGAAGTAACAGATGTGTTGAGCGTGTGTACGGGCGTGTTCCTgtgcggcgccgccggtctgCTGAAGGAGAAAACGGTCTGCGGGCCGAGGGGCATACAGGATTTGTTGAGGAAGCGGTTTCCCGAGACCGAGTTTGTCGGGGAGAAGTACCGGTGGTATCGGGATGGGAACTTTTGGAGTTGTG GCGGCATCACGAACGGAAACGACCTCGTCGCGGCGTACGCGCGAAGCAGCGAGAAGCACTTCCCCGCGCCCATTGCCGAGATTGCATGTCAGATGGCCGAGGTTGGGGAGAGAACGCAGTTGTACGAGAAAAGGCAGGCGCGGTTTCTTCTGGGGTTTGTATGGCAGATCGTCAAGGCCTGGTTCGTGAAGCCGAGCGAGCAAGTGCAAAAGAAGGATATTTGA
- a CDS encoding Putative glycosyltransferase 2, nucleotide-diphospho-sugar transferase: MSILAWASRRVGGLAMLGLLALSYWVISKESAAAAHGYNYLHQDSLSAPTSTATTKGAGYWTVIYAYYCLFIHILVFAFPLRCCYAVFDMTRQLKKIARNKTLRDYKFSHRRRGSSTSLSSSETLTSSHACSASSSEAGDTEPELYTDGDGEADRVIHAIIIPNYKEEMDTLKETLEVLASHPQARSCYDVYLGMEQREPNVELKAMTLIQEFVKKFRSIDYTIHPSDIPGESAGKGSNVAWAARKLSPKYSMAARKDVIITGLDADSHLSANFFALLTTMHLAYPETAKTTLYAAPIIFDRNAHSVPAIVRVADILWGAGGMSGLYSGSTIAPPTSVYSVPLELVDRVGGWDCDNEAIGEDLHMYLKCFFALNGNLTVRTVVSPVSQSNVCGNGSKGLRGIYSDMQARYKQAMRHMWGALDSGYALRKVVELWQERKHTSRAFRPLHNSMGDASDVYVPEPLDQQDPEQPRESGVFSDVTHDTLQSPNWERIVYLFHRLFEAHFLPLQMTIFVISSTLYVWVTEGNEEVAHLSWIFDVCNILRTFGFMEIALYLFLYESFHRICVKSRQREMTEAGLSEGMNFSYRTVKKNFIDYAMVPLVAPLYGAIPCAQAQLCHFWTLDLVYSVSKKVTRQRAKSLTASDIA; encoded by the exons ATGTCCATCCTCGCCTGGGCCTCGcgccgcgtcggcggcttGGCCATGCTGGGCCTGTTGGCCCTGAGTTATTGGGTTATCTCGAAGGAATCAGCTGCGGCGGCTCATGGCTACAATTATCTCCATCAAGACAGCCTCAGCgccccgacctcgaccgcgacCACCAAGGGCGCCGGCTACTGGACTGTCATCTACGCCTACTACTGCCTGTTCATTCACATACTCGTCTTTGCCTTCCCTCTCCGATGCTGCtacgccgtcttcgacatGACCCGCCAGCTGAAGAAGATCGCTCGCAACAAGACCCTTAGGGACTACAAGTTCtcccatcgccgccgcggctcCTCGACCTCTCTGTCCAGCTCGGAGACCCTGACGTCCTCTCACGCCTGCTCTGCGTCCAGCAGCGAGGCTGGCGACACCGAGCCTGAACTCTACActgatggcgatggtgaaGCCGACCGTGTCATTCATGCCATTATCATTCCCAACTACAAGGAGGAAATGGATACGCTGAAGGAAACCCTCGAGGTTCTGGCATCGCACCCTCAGGCTCGCAGCTGTTACGAC GTTTACCTGGGAATGGAGCAACGTGAGCCCAACGTGGAACTCAAGGCCATGACTCTTATTCAGGAATTCGTCAAGAAGTTCCGCAGCATCGATTACACCATCCACCCGTCCGACATCCCTGGAGAATCTGCTGGCAAGGGAAGCAACGTTGCGTGGGCTGCCCGCAAGCTGAGCCCCAAATACTCAATGGCTGCCCGTAAGGATGTTATCATCACGGGTCTTGACG CCGACAGCCACCTCTCTGCCAACTTCTTCGCGTTGCTGACTACGATGCACCTGGCCTACCCCGAAACGGCAAAGACCACCCTGTACGCTGCCCCAATCATTTTCGACCGTAATGCGCACAGCGTTCCCGCCATTGTCCGCGTTGCCGACATCCTCTGGGGCGCCGGTGGTATGTCTGGATTGTACTCTGGCTCGACCATTGCGCCGCCCACATCTGTTTATTCGGTACCTCTGGAGCTTGTTGACCGTGTTGGCGGCTGGGATTGTGACAACGAAGCCATCGGAGAGGATTTGCACATGTATCTGAAGTGCTTCTTCGCGCTCAACGGCAACTTGACTGTCAGAACCGTCGTTAGTCCCGTCAGCCAGAGCAACGTTTGCGGCAATGGCTCCAAGGGTCTCCGCGGCATCTACTCGGACATGCAAGCTCGTTACAAGCAGGCGATGAGGCACATGTGGGGTGCCCTCGACTCTGGCTACGCTCTTCGCAAGGTTGTCGAACTCTGGCAGGAAAGGAAGCACACCTCGCGTGCTTTCCGTCCTCTGCACAACTCCATGGGCGATGCTTCTGACGTCTACGTTCCAGAGCCACTCGACCAACAGGATCCTGAGCAGCCCAGAGAAAGCGGCGTCTTTTCCGACGTCACCCACGACACCCTGCAGTCCCCTAACTGGGAGCGTATCGTCTACCTGTTCCACCGCCTGTTTGAGGCGCATTTCCTACCCCTCCAGATgaccatcttcgtcatctcGTCGACCCTGTACGTCTGGGTTACGGAGGGCAATGAGGAGGTTGCACATCTCAGCTGGATCTTTGACGTCTGCAATATCCTGCGTACCTTCGGCTTTATGGAGATCGCTCTCTACCTCTTCCTGTACGAGAGTTTCCACCGCATCTGTGTCAAGTCTCGCCAGCGCGAGATGACCGAGGCCGGCTTATCTGAGGGCATGAACTTTTCTTACCGCACTGTCAAGAAGAACTTCATCGATTACGCCATGGTCCCCCTGGTTGCTCCCCTTTACGGCGCTATCCCCTGTGCCCAGGCGCAGCTCTGCCACTTCTGGACGCTGGACCTCGTCTACTCTGTCAGCAAAAAGGTCACCCGGCAAAGAGCGAAATCTCTCACGGCATCTGACATCGCGTAA
- a CDS encoding Putative endonuclease/exonuclease/phosphatase, sphingomyelinase C/Sphingomyelin phosphodiesterase 2, with protein MEDSLPTDLRLLTLNCWGLKYISKLRPERLAEIGRRIASRPDPPHVVALQECWVTADYDAIRAETRHILPYGKFYYSGPFGGGLAILSRWPLEETSMLRYPLNGRPTAFWRGDWYVGKGVACARIRIRLADPSSSSSSSASSSGAGREHTLSIFNTHTHAPYTENQPGDTYLAHRLSQSWEMSKLLRAASERGHLALAMGDFNMRPLSLPHRIITAHAPVHDAWRTLHPDSSLGAADDPLERARGRPVPTADFNLNENGATSDHAYNTWRWPKEQQKKLGKGRGKITVPPDTPDRKGKRLDYIFFGSAPQSRDDDGAGGGRWVVRSARVGMVEPHPQLGCSLSDHFSVEVTLSYRNPRREPEQVGNDALPDEASYLQGPPANSRRDSFMSANPLVPLKALFLPIPVYDDILSEIRRYAHREEGQRRWRAIHFLAWFTVLIACLIAVWFSPHNFIAFILMLLSSLGLVAGVVDGLMSLLFFNSELRALKEFEWEISNVRELAGVDSGELDREKSF; from the coding sequence ATGGAGGATTCCCTCCCAACCGACCTCCGCCTCCTAACTCTCAACTGCTGGGGCCTCAAGTACATCTCCAAACTCCGCCCCGAGCGCCTTGCGGAGATCGGCCGCCGCATCGCCTCCCGTCCGGACCCGCCCCACGTCGTCGCCTTGCAGGAATGCTGGGTAACGGCTGACTATGATGCCATCCGCGCCGAGACCCGCCACATCCTCCCCTACGGCAAGTTCTACTATTCAGGTcccttcggcggcggcctcgccatcctctcCCGCTGGCCCCTCGAGGAGACCTCGATGCTCCGGTACCCCCTCAATGGCCGGCCCACCGCCTTTTGGCGCGGCGACTGGTACGTCGGGAAGGGCGTCGCCTGCGCCCGCATCCGAATCCGTCTCGCCGAcccttcatcatcttcttcttcttccgcctcctcctcgggggcCGGCAGAGAACACACCCTCAGCATCTTCAACACCCATACCCACGCTCCCTACACCGAGAACCAGCCCGGCGACACCTACCTCGCCCACCGCCTCTCTCAGTCCTGGGAGATGTCCAAgctcctccgcgccgcctcAGAACGCggccacctcgccctcgccatggGCGACTTCAACATGCGGCCCCTGAGCCTCCCACACCgcatcatcaccgcccaCGCCCCCGTCCACGACGCCTGGCGGACTCTGCACCCGGACTCgtccctcggcgccgccgacgacccgCTGGAGAGGGCCCGCGGCCGGCCCGTGCCGACGGCGGACTTCAACCTCAATGAGAACGGCGCCACGTCAGATCACGCCTACAACACCTGGCGCTGGCCcaaggagcagcagaagaagctgggaAAGGGGCGCGGCAAGATCACGGTGCCGCCGGACACGCCGGATAGGAAGGGGAAACGCCTGGATTACATCTTCTTCGGCAGTGCGCCCCAGTCccgcgatgacgacggtgctggcggcggaagaTGGGTCGTCCGCAGCGCGCGCGTAGGCATGGTCGAGCCGCATCCCCAGCTAGGCTGTTCACTGAGTGACCACTTCTCCGTGGAGGTGACGCTGTCGTATCGTAACCCCCGTCGCGAACCCGAGCAAGTCGGCAACGACGCCCTTCCAGATGAGGCGTCCTATCTCCAGGGCCCTCCAGCCAACTCCCGCCGAGACTCCTTCATGTCCGCCAATCCACTCGTCCCGCTCAAGGCATTGTTTCTTCCCATCCCGGTCTACGACGACATACTCTCTGAGATACGACGCTACGCTCATCGAGAAGAGGGCCAACGACGCTGGCGGGCGATACACTTTCTCGCCTGGTTCACTGTGCTGATAGCATGTCTCATCGCCGTGTGGTTCAGCCCGCATAACTTCATTGCCTTCATACTCATGCTCTTGAGTAGTCTCGGTTTGGTTGCTGGcgttgtcgacggcctcaTGTCACTCCTATTTTTTAACTCAGAGCTTAGGGCTCTGAAAGAGTTTGAGTGGGAGATCAGCAATGTGAGAGAATTAGCAGGCGTCGATTCCGGGGAGCTTGATAGGGAAAAGTCTTTCTGA
- a CDS encoding Putative WD40/YVTN repeat-like-containing domain superfamily: protein MSDLGSSAAATPLPEPPPKRRKVLEQSTIGPLRSSSPDELNSPAVILNGATASATVGASKTAAAAATTTTTTKRTTKPRRLVTHPSRPSRTPSRSPSDDELNEAYYNRSSRSRSRSHSGSRSPSRSPTASPSRSRSDSRTRSQSPASTSAGSSSPHSLSGAVDRRLRLSSTNGDGGGADTGGTVTTPVTPAPPKKGPVRPRFEEQQVLSGHAGRPVSQVRISPDGRWVASASADGTIKIWDAATGEHMDTLVGHMAGVSCVAWSPDSGTLASGSDDKSIRLWDRVTGRPKSTAKGVAALAKDGAVAPSARPMPPLRGHHNYVMCLAFSPKGNILASGSYDEAVFLWDVRAGRLMRSLPAHSDPVSGIDFCSDGTLVVSCSTDGLIRIWDTYTGQCLRTLVHEDNPAVTSVCFAPNGRFVLAFNLDNSIRLWDYVAGSVKKTYQGHANSRFAIGGCFGLVPGDGAFVASASEDGQIVLWDVVTKEIVQRIPAHAKKDRINGGGSGKRGSSVCFWVDVHGDVMVSAGQDGTIRIFKRVLGEGDDGDDAIPATAAVTAVTAVTATATNGHAADAAEEEDKTQEEVSHTTEPPIKQEEDVDMGGT from the exons ATGTCAGACCTCGGTTCCTCAGCAGCCGCGACGCCCCTCCCCGAACCACCTCCCAAACGTCGCAAAGTGCTCGAACAAAGCACGATCGGGCCTCTACGGTCCAGCTCCCCGGACGAACTCAACTCCCCAGCCGTGATCCTCAACGGCGCGACAGCCTCCGCAACCGTCGGCGCAagcaagacggcggcggcggcggcgacgacgacgacgacaacaaagCGCACAACCAAGCCTCGCCGGCTGGTCACCCACCCCAGCCGTCCCAGCAGGACTCCTAGCAGGAGTcccagcgacgacgagctcaacGAAGCCTACTACAATCgctcctcccgctcccgctcccgctcgCACTCAGGATCCCGGTCCCCCTCTCGATCGCCCACCGCCTCGCCTTCCCGCTCCCGTAGCGACTCGCGCACGAGATCGCAATCGcccgcctcgacgtcggcgggcAGCAGCTCCCCTCACAGCCTCTCGGGTGCCGTCGATCGCCGGCTACGGCTCTCGTCCACgaatggcgacggcggcggcgccgacacgGGCgggacggtgacgacgccCGTcacgcccgcgccgcccaagaAGGGCCCCGTGAGACCGCGGTTTGAGGAGCAGCAGGTTCTGAGCGGACACGCGGGGAGGCCCGTTTCGCAGGTGCGCATATCCCCCGACGGGCGGTGGGTCgcgagcgcctcggccgaTGGGACCATCAAGATCTGGGACGCCGCGACGGGCGAGCACATGGATACCCTGGTAGGCCATATGGCGGGCGTGAGCTGCGTCGCGTGGAGCCCCGATAGCGGCACGCTGGCGTCCGGGTCCGACGACAAGTCGATCCGGCTCTGGGACCGCGTGACGGGGCGGCCAAAGTCGACGGCCAAAGGGGTCGCCGCGCTGgccaaggacggcgccgtcgcgcccTCTGCTCGTcccatgccgccgttgcgggGCCACCACAACTATGTAATGTGCCTCGCCTTCTCGCCCAAGGGCAACATCCTCGCGTCCGGGTCctacgacgaggccgtcttTCTGTGGGATGTGAGGGCCGGGAGGTTGATGCGCAGTCTGCCAGCCCACAGTGACCCGGTCAGCGGTATCGACTTTTGCAGCGACGGCACTTTGGTCGTCAGTTGCTCAACCGACGGTCTGAT CCGCATCTGGGACACTTACACAGGCCAATGTCTCCGCACCCTTGTCCATGAGGACAACCCGGCCGTGACGTCCGTCTGCTTCGCGCCCAACGGCCGCTTCGTCCTCGCCTTCAACCTCGACAACAGCATCCGCCTCTGGGACTACGTCGCCGGCTCCGTGAAGAAGACGTATCAGGGTCACGCTAACAGCCGGTTCGCCATTGGCGGctgcttcggcctcgtccccggtgacggcgccttcgtcgcctcggccagcgaggacggccagaTCGTTCTCTGGGACGTCGTCACCAAGGAGATCGTCCAGAGGATACCCGCCCATGCCAAGAAGGACCGCAtcaatggcggcggcagcgggaaGCGAGGCAGCAGCGTGTGTTTCTGGGTCGACGTGCATGGGGACGTCATGGTCAGCGCGGGGCAGGACGGCACGATTCGGATATTCAAAAGGGTTctgggcgaaggcgatgacggtgacgatgcCATACCCGCTACTGCGGCGGTAACGGCGGTAACAGCAGTGACTGCGACAGCGACAAATGGCCACGCAGCGGATGcagccgaggaggaagacaagaCGCAAGAAGAGGTCAGCCATACGACGGAACCGCCGATAAAACAGGAAGAGGATGTCGACATGGGCGGGACGTAG
- a CDS encoding Putative FKBP-type peptidyl-prolyl cis-trans isomerase domain, Nucleoplasmin-like protein: MAQLPVALYGLEIPPGEVLIPASPDFPATFRITMAAIDPTEAPEADADGNIPTIPRSTLRLVKQRFGDDLEANEDDEIDEDYLKSLLAANGDEESSDDDDEPNGGPSDPSKKQKQAESLKKLIEAVTAEESDEDMDDAKPNGKSSKKGKAKASDDDDEEDEEDSEDEDDDGLDLENFVLCTLDTERNYQQPLDITVQEGEKVFFVVSGTHTVHLTGNYVIDDEEEGSDEDEDDEDGEYDLSPDELEYGMDGLSDEDSDELDDTADPRVMEVDTDEEEVPKLVEAGKKGKKRAAESLDDLIKADAADSKLSKKDKKKLKNNKGEAVATEEKTTPKSDKKVQFAKNLEQGPTGSAEKAKQASKPAAGVKVVQGVTIDDRKVGSGRAVKSGDTVGVRYIGKLDDGKVFDANKKGKPFSFKAGKGQVIKGWDIGVLGMTIGGERRLTIPAHLAYGSKSLPGIPANSTLTFDVKLLEIK; encoded by the exons ATGGCCCAGCTTCCTGTCGCTCTTTACGGGCTGGAGATTCCTCCCGGCGAAGTCCTCATCCCCGCCTCTCCCGACTTCCCTGCTACG TTCCGcatcaccatggccgccattGATCCTACCGAGGCTCCTGAAGCCGATGCTGATGGCAACATCCCCACCATCCCCCGCTCTACCCTGCGTCTGGTCAAGCAGCGTTTCGGCGATGACCTTGAGGccaacgaggacgacgagatcgacgaggACTACCTCAAGTCCCTCCTtgccgccaacggcgacgaagagtcgtctgatgacgatgatgagccCAACGGTGGCCCCAGCGACCCTtccaagaagcagaagcaggccgAGTCTCTTAAGAAGCTGATCGAGGCTGTTACCGCCGAGGAGTCggacgaggacatggacgacgccaagccCAACGGCAAGTCcagcaagaagggcaaggctAAGGCCtctgacgacgatgacgaggaggatgaggaggacagtgaggacgaggatgacgacggtctTGACCTCGAGAACTTTGTCCTTTGCACCCTCGACACCGAGCGC AACTACCAGCAGCCCCTTGACATCACCGTCCAAGAGGGCGAGAAGGTCTTCTTCGTTGTCTCCGGCACCCACACCGTCCACCTTACCGGTAACTATGTtatcgacgacgaggaggagggctccgatgaggacgaggatgacgaggacggcgagtACGACCTGTCTCCCGATGAGCTTGAGTACGGCATGGATGGCCTGTCCGACGAGGACAGCGACGAACTTGACGACACTGCCGACCCCCGCGTCATGGAGGTCgacaccgacgaggaggaggtcccCAAGCTGGTTgaggccggcaagaagggcaagaagcgcgccgccgagagcctcgacgacctcatcaaggccgacgccgccgactccAAGCTctccaagaaggacaagaagaagctcaagaacAACAAGGGCGAGGCTGTCGCTACCGAGGAGAAGACCACCCCCAAGTCCGACAAGAAGGTCCAGTTCGCCAAGAACCTCGAGCAGGGCCCTACCGGctccgccgagaaggccaagcagGCTAGCAAGCCCGCTgccggcgtcaaggtcgtccAAGGCGTCACCATTGACGACCGCAAGGTCGGCTCCGGCCGTGCTGTCAAGAGCGGCGACACCGTCGGTGTCCGCTACATTGgcaagctcgacgacggcaaggttTTTGATG CCaacaagaagggcaagcCTTTCTCCTtcaaggccggcaagggccaGGTCATCAAGGGCTGGGACATTGGTGTCCTCGGCATGACGATCGGTGGTGAGCGCCGCCTGACCATCCCCGCCCACCTTGCCTACGGCTCCAAGAGCCTGCCTGGCATCCCCGCCAACAGCACCCTGACCTTCGACGTCAAGCTGCTCGAGATCAAGTAA
- a CDS encoding Putative serine/threonine-protein kinase, active, giving the protein MHPATRGNNISRSNPIPVAPNIVATHTLSTDLGSGFDGQARHSFWSPRVRYPAPHLNVLFKNKKHHQLDPDSSGSNRGSTKTQSIFHKFRDITKPASKLMHPRGLRYPVIQPVTNHPLGPPPAPIPHDLGPLHLRVIESFQEQLIWNHISDKQRVITAERAAAAKIYLETYYREVLSEGPTPREVRLTRFQFDMDQQASYLEQWEREERWKSTTSEVGATRGSELDNLETLQILGKGSFGVVKLVRDHSRRQVYAMKVIRKSDMIRSCQEGHLRAERDLLAASESSQWIVSLISSFQDPTNLYLLMDYMPGGDFLGLLIRENTLTEERARFYIAEMVICVEEAHKLGCIHRDVKPDNFLIGADGHLKISDFGLAFDNHWSHDTSYYKWHRQVLLSLMGVRLDGDREDRRAARGGGHSRRRSSQAESSKHTPPSDIVQSDALFVPPTVPGMPESEPPMVDTLLEWRNAATSRSYARSVVGTSHVGVILYECLYGHTPFLSDKGRHYTKQNILNHQTTLVFPIERNTVSKTCRHLIRDLLQDKKDRLSSPKYRDQDDRRARQKLLGRPQTPRSYVFQNDAIEIKAHPWFRGVP; this is encoded by the exons ATGCATCCGGCTACCCGCGGCAACAACATATCACGTTCAAACCCAATCCCCGTCGCTCCAAACATCGTCGCAACACACACGCTCTCGACCGATCTTGGGTCCGGATTTGATGGGCAGGCCCGTCACAGTTTTTGGAGCCCCCGTGTTCGCTATCCTGCTCCTCATCTAAACGTATTGTTCAAGAATAAGAAGCATCATCAACTAG ACCCAGATTCATCAGGCAGTAACAGAGGCAGTACAAAGACCCAGAGTATATTCCACAAGTTCAGGGATATCACGAAGCCAGCCTCCAAGCTCATGCATCCTCGCGGTCTGCGGTATCCAGTCATCCAGCCCGTCACGAATCACCCTCTCGGTCCACCACCCGCCCCCATTCCTCATGACCTGGGCCCCCTTCATCTCCGCGTCATAGAAAGTTTCCAGGAGCAGCTTATTTGGAACCACATCTCGGACAAGCAGAGGGTTATAACTGCGGAGAGGGCTGCCGCCGCAAAAATATACCTCGAGACGTACTACAGGGAGGTGCTCAGCGAAGGCCCGACACCCCGCGAAGTACGCTTAACCCGGTTCCAATTCGATATGGACCAACAAGCAAGCTATCTGGAACAatgggagagggaagagcGCTGGAAA TCGACAACCTCTGAAGTTGGCGCAACTCGAGGCTCAGAGTTGGATAACCTGGAGACACTTCAAATTCTCGGAAAAGGTAGTTTTGGAGTTGTCAAGCTCGTCCGAGATCATTCTCGCCGGCAGGTATACGCCATGAAGGTCATTCGAAAGTCGGACATGATTCGAAGCTGCCAAGAAGGGCACTTGCGAGCAGAGAGGGACTTACTGGCTGCCTCTGAGAGCTCCCAATG GATCGTGTCTTTGATATCCAGTTTTCAAGATCCTACGAACCTCTACCTCCTGATGGATTATATGCCCGGAGGTGACTTCCTTGGCTTGCTTATACGCGAGAACACTCTGACCGAGGAGAGAGCTCGGTTCTACATCGCCGAGATGGTCATATGCGTCGAAGAGGCACACAAACTTGGATGCATCCATCGAGACGTTAAACCGGACAATttcctcatcggcgccgacggtcACCTGAAAATATCGGATTTTGGACTGGCCTTTGACAACCACTGGTCGCATGACACGTCTTACTACAAGTGGCACAGGCAAGTGTTGCTTTCACTGATGGGCGTTAGACTGGATGGAGATCGCGAAGACCGGAGAGCGGCCCGTGGCGGGGGTCACTCAAGGCGGCGATCGTCTCAGGCAGAATCTTCAAAACATACACCTCCATCTGATATCGTTCAGTCCGACGCACTATTCGTTCCCCCGACGGTACCGGGTATGCCTGAGAGCGAACCTCCAATGGTCGACACGCTGCTTGAATGGAGAAACGCCGCGACCAGCCGGTCATACGCTCGCTCCGTCGTGGGAACAAGCCA TGTTGGAGTCATCTTGTACGAGTGCCTTTACGGGCACACGCCGTTCCTCTCGGATAAGGGCCGGCACTACACCAAGCAGAACATTCTT AACCACCAAACCACACTGGTTTTCCCCATTGAAAGAAACACCGTCTCAAAGACGTGCCGGCATCTGATCAGGGATTTGCTTCAGGACAAGAAAGACCGCCTCTCATCGCCAAAGTACCGTGATCAAGACGACCGACGAGCCCGACAAAAGCTTCTGGGTCGTCCGCAAACCCCACGCAGCTACGTTTTCCAGAACGATGCGATTGAGATCAAGGCGCATCCGTGGTTTCGGGGCGTTCCTTAG
- a CDS encoding Putative THO complex, subunit 5 protein: MAVNDLVSDKKLGAVLQTSGDAQNQALKLLQLLSDIARAEETGGAVEQLQATLSKEQKLLLTNISQLRGLHRSANFDARDTKAQTAEARHEVDRLHLQLQNLYYEQRHLEGEIDACGSYDHTYQKLSLIPVENFVALHPEHADNDENAMMVARIGHERAEREALEKQRLELVGRKQKLIADNKKRKDDLANLDKDLEKFIDAAKPIQELFEKVV; the protein is encoded by the exons ATGGCCGTAAACGACCTGGTATCGGACAAGAAGCTGGGCGCTGTCCTGCAAACCTCCGGCGACGCCCAGAACCAGGCTCtcaagctgctgcagctcctCTCCGACATCGCCCGGGCCGAGgagaccggcggcgccgtcgagcagctgcaggcGACGCTCTCCAAGGAGCAGAAGCTGCTGCTCACAAACATCTCCCAGCTGCGCGGTCTGCATCGCTCCGCCAATTTCGACGCCAGGGACACAAAGGCccagacggccgaggcgaggcaCGAGGTCGACCGCCTACACCTCCAGCTGCAGAATTTGTACTACGAACAGAGGcacctcgagggcgagatcGATGCGTGCGGGTCCTACGA CCATACCTATCAGAAGCTCTCTCTCATCCCCGTCGAAAACTTTGTTGCCCTGCATCCCGAGCACGCTGACAACGATGAGAACGCCATGATGGTTGCACGTATTGGCCACGAGAGAGCGGAGCgggaggccctcgagaagcAGAGGCTGGAGCTTGTAGGAAGGAAGCAAAAGCTCATCGCGGATaacaagaagcgcaaggacGACTTGGCCAACCTCGACAAGGACCTTGAGAAATTCATCGAC GCTGCGAAACCCATCCAAGAACTCTTCGAGAAGGTGGTCTGA